AGGGGGAGTATGGTGTGAACAAGTTAATATAGATTTAAGTAAAGTAGTCAagtcaaaagaagaaaaaatggatTATGAGCAGAGCAGCAGACAGCCGAACATGCCAACAACCACACCACATAtttccatccatccatccatcctCATACTATTGATCAATTAATTTGTATGTCACCTTTGATAAATTTATGTCGGGACACTTAAATTACGTAATTTAAAAAGTATTTTTTCACGAAGAAGTAAAAAGATAATCTCTTTATTTTGATAATAGCATTAACTAATTCAAATTTGATAATTTTATCGAAATTTCTGACGTTGTTTGATTGACTGCTGGTAATAGATAGAGGATGGATGAGTTATACTACCTAATGTAGCAACAAGTCAAAACAACCACACAGCAGCTAGGACGCCATCTCTCACACTCccactctctcatctctctctctctctctctctatccctctCAAGTCACAAATGCTTGTGGCTGTTTAGTTTGACAGTTGACATTGCAGCTTAAGTTAGACCTATTCAAAGTGTGATGGATTTTTCAACAAATTCTATCAGCAAAAGCAATAAGTTTTCAACCCTTTCCTTGGTTGAGTGGTATTCTAATGCTATGCAGGTGGATTAGACCGAGGATTCCAACAATCCTTTGAATTTCTTGTAATGAAAGTAAACCACAGCTCTTGGGAATTCTTTTTAAACAAATTCTCCACCAGCTGAGTATCTTGGATCACTAATAAAAAGGCCATATATAAAACTATTGCCACACAACCTTgtattaatgataaaaaaaacgTCATGACATCGGTAAGTTCTTAATTAACACCCTAAAGTTTTAGGGGTATAAACTTACCAAAAGTTTCGAAAAACTAACCCAACTCTAGCCCACGACAACACTAAACACTCGTATTGTAAGGTTTTTGTCAATTAATTGATTATGTGATATCATCGAAACTATAAATTAGTTACAACGAAGAATCTCCATTACAAAACACCAAAATCTACAGCACAAGCCTCATAATCTCAAATTCCCAAACCTAACATGTAAAAAATGCAAATTCCAACCCCAAAAATTGAATTTTACATCAAATCGAGGATTTAGGGATTCGGTTTTGGGGCAATCAAGCATGCATCCCAATCCCACTTTAGGgctacaaaattaaaattaaaaccgCATCAATGTGGTCACAATTTGTTTAGGAAAAGGAAATGGCAATAGCATCAACACTATCGTCATCAACCTCAAAGCTCTTCTCTTTCGCCTCACTATCATTCCGCCTGAGAACCCTCACAACCACCGCACGCAGCGCCAGAAGCAACTGCAGCGTCGCcagcaagaagaggaaggagaagcAGGAGCCGAGGCAGAGAGTGGTGGTAAAGGAGAAGAGGAGAACGCGTTCCGATAGGGAATTCCAATCGGAAACAATTAAGCGTTATGGAGGTACCGGTACCCACATTCCGGTCATGCTTGGCGAAGTTCTGGATGTTTTCCCGGCGTCCAAGCAACTCCGGTACTTCGTCGACTGCACTGTCGGAGCTGCCGGGCATTCCTCTGCGGTCAGTAATCACTCTTCCACCTTCTTAAGTTCTTATAGCCTGTTTGGAATTCTTCCACAGAAAGCACTTCTGCTTTTGATTGAAGTGCTATTATGAACAAGTTGAAACTTTTATGAGAAATCCAATCAGAGTGCTTTTTGGAGAAGCATTTGCTAGTGATTCATGAAGAAGTGCTTCTTAAAAAATTGCTTCGACGAGCTAGAAGCACTTCTAAGTTTGTCTGCCAAACGCAGTCTGAAGCTCTTTTGGCTGTCAGAAAGCATTTTAAGCCTTTAATTTGATGTAATTACGAGCTGGGGTTTGGGTTAATTGTTGACTACTGGCAGATAATTGAAGGGCATCCGGAAATGGAAGTGTATGTTGGGCTTGATGTCGATCCTGTGGCCCTTGAGAAGGCTCGAGCTCGGATCAATTCTGTTTTGCATGACCCGAATCCTTCGTCCGTCAAAGCTTACACCTTTTTGGAGAATTTCAGATATGTGAAGTCTCTGCTTTGTGATGTGGATGAGACACTAGTTGAAACGGGGATTGATGGGATACTGATGGATTTGGGAATGTCGTCGATGCAAGTAAATGATCCTCAAAGAGGGTTTAGTGTGCTTGCTAATGGACCTCTTGATATGAGGATGGATCCTCAGGTAAGAGTTGTTCTGGCATTTTTGTACCTAATTTAGTTGAGTGAAATGGATACTAGGAAAAAGTTGCTTTTTTATGCTCTAATTATATATTTACGAACTTCAAGAGTGCATTTGTGGTTTCCAATCTTTGAGCTGGTAGAATGTTGTTATCAACTGTGGGCGATCTTATTGAGTCAATCGGTTTCTTGCAATTTTCATGGTAATAGTTAAACATTTTTATCTAAAGACTCATTGGGGAGGCTTTGATGCCATTTTCTTCGTACATGTGTTCCCAGGTCCAAAGACCAGTTTGAGGGTTGCTGATGTGATAGCTCAAATGTGATGCTTATTATAATGCCTTTTTTATCATGTGTATGAATGGCGTACCAAGGGGTAGCAATTGGTGTTGTGACCGTATTTACATATACGTGCTTCCAGCAGGGTGGGTTATTGGTTATGCCATCAACGTAATGCATGTTTAATAAGGGCACAGTTTGGGTTTGGAATGCATTACATGTTTAGGATGGGGGTCATGCAGGCTCGTACAGATATGAATTGCCCTAATTATGTTTCCCTCGATATATACACCCATGATTCCTGTGTTCCAACTAAAGCTCAGTTGAATTCCCTTTTCCAAATTAACATTCTCTGCCAGCACTGCTTTTGATTCATTGAAGTTCTAGGTGATAGTTTGTAGGGGGATGAAAGTTTTTGAGGAAATATGACATGCATGATTTCATGTTTTTTTGTGGCTGCATCATCATTGTAAATGTTTGTTTCATTTAATTGATTGGAGTAGGGCTATGACAGGCAAGTCTGAAAGCTGAAGACATTTTGAACTCTTGGCCAGATAATGAGGTAGGCCGCATCCTGCGAGACTATGGGGAAGAAAGTAACTGGTTCTCTCTTCAAAATAGAATTGTTAGAGCCCGATCACAGGGTGGATTGCATACCACTGGCGATTTAGTAGATCTTATAAAAAGTGCAACTCCGCTGAGTCGAGGTAGGCCTTTTTGTTCTATTGTGCTTGTACTTTGGCTTTGCATAGTATATGTCTATCAGAACCGTATTACCATTGATTGTTGCGCTCATGGATacgcaaaaaaaaaaccttaattaCTAAGGTTGAATTCAATTGCAACAGAAGGACGGCAAGGTTGGATTAAAACGGCTACAAGGGTGTTTCAAGCTCTGAGGATAGCCGTGAACGATGAACTGAAGACTCTGGAGGATTCTCTTTATGCTTCTTTTGACTGCCTTGCACCGGGTGGTAGGTTGGCAGTCATCTCTTTCCACAGTTTGGAGGACAGAATTGTGAAACAAACGTTTCTAGACATCATCAACGTCAAAGACAGAGATGTTGACGTTGACATGATTGAAGAAGCAGCGGGGAAGAAAGATTTGAGAAAGATCATGAGCGACATTGATGAAAACGAAGCATGGATCAAACAAACGGTACAGGGCTTGAGGGGAATAATTCTCACTAAGAGACCAATTACACCATCTGAAACGGAAGAGAGCCTCAACAGCCGAGCTAGAAGTGCCAAGCTTAGGGTGATTCAGAAGCTCTAGTCATTTGATCAATTAAGTTTGAAGCCTTAGAACTCGAAGATTTCTACAGAAATATGTACCCGTGTCTGGcgttttcccaatttttttttagattcaCATTTTATTTAAGTGGGAGCTTAAATTAGACATATAATTGTTGTTAGGAAATGTAATATTCAACAAATATGAAATATCTTACGGCCTTGATAGCTCATCGATTCCTTGCAATTTACATAAACAATTTCTCAGGGAGTTAGTGAAGAAATCTCCATTTTTCCCAAGGAGATTTTCTCAGTTTAAATTTTATGAACGTGAGTTTAAATCTTTTGAAGAAAAGTTTGTTGTCTCGTTAAATTAAAGAATAACAAAAGGAGGGAGAGtcggaatgaggatcctcttcggatcctttttgtgaggattatgGAGATTCTTTAATCAcattcgtttatcgtacattgtatGATAAGTTTTTATCAAGtgttgtttatattcaattttaaacaaaaaaaattacaacaatttctgaccgcacgatgtatgatgaacggacatgattagAATTTCctcgggatcctcacaaaaggatccgaagaggatcctcattcggaGAGTCGTAGAGCGGGTATATTACCTGTTGTATACGTGTTTGATTTAGAACTGTTAAACTCTGTATACGtgttgatttagaacttatacTACCCAGTTTTAAACGGTCGGGCGGATGGAAATTTTACCATTTCGTGCGTGTAACAAACCTTATTACAAGGTTTTATAAGGAGTTAAGTCACCCTCCCCATCACCAATTGGTTTTAGGATGGATAGAACCTGTGTCACGTGACACCACCCTTAGCCAATTGGTTTTAAGGTGGATAGAACCTGTTTGACACCACCAAACGCCCGAATTCATTTTCTTACAAATAATAGATTCAAAGTACGCCGTCAAAAACGTGCTAAGGATAAGTCGCGTGATCTTCCGACAGATTCAACGAAAACACTACAACTCAGAAATTTTGATACACTACACTCATCAAACTGAGATTCCATCTCGATTACCAGTTAGCTCCCCGTGGTCGATCACTCCATTACGCTTAGCAAGCTTTGACAGGCCTTGACACGACAAAAACCTACAACATTATTAATGTTAGGACTCGAACTACCGACATTATAAAATCTATATTTTATAGTTAAAACACTTAATTTGGAAAACCATGGGTAGGAGATGAGTTGCAAGAGTCAAAATTGACTTGAAAGAAAGAGCATTTGGACACTACAAGCCCGACTGATGTTGTCATAATAAACATAAAGCCACACTTTCATGCATATAACGTTCTAAACCAGTTCGTGTCAACAGATAGGTTTACTAGTCTCCTTACAGGATTTTTTCGCAAAAAGTTTATTTACAACAGTGGAAACATGGAGATAAAAGCATGGCAATCTATGACAAAGTCGGTTATTCAGTAACAAAACAAATAGCTTTCCAGGTTGTTTTCCAGATAATGACAGCTCAATGTATTAGGTTTATAGTAAACAGTGCATGTTCAATGGAGGATAGTATATAACTTACCACAATATCAGTCTCGATGCCTGGAACGACCATCATTATGTCTGTCATTTTCGTATCTCCTCCTCTCACTTGATCTAGAATCATCATATCTTGCTCTCTTGTAATCAAGCTGTCTCTCTTTCAGTCTCCCTACTTCCTCTTTCTTCATCGACTTTTCCGTGCCTTCTACTCCCACGCTCCTCTTCAACATCCTCTCCATGCTTTCTATAATTTTTATCATCTTCGTTATGCTTTTCACTTCCACGCCTCCTCTCATTTGATCTAGAATCATCATACTTTGCTCTCCTGTAATCCAAATCCTTATTTCCCCGTTCTTCCTCCATTTTTCCAGGTTTTCCATTTCCAAGCTCCTCTTTTTTATCCTCCACCTTTCTGTACTCATTTTCCCCTTCATCTCTTTCATGCTTCCTTCCTTTATACTCTTCATCCCTGTCATACCTTCCACGCCCTCCATGATCCTCTTCAT
Above is a window of Malus sylvestris chromosome 15, drMalSylv7.2, whole genome shotgun sequence DNA encoding:
- the LOC126604340 gene encoding uncharacterized protein LOC126604340; translation: MAIASTLSSSTSKLFSFASLSFRLRTLTTTARSARSNCSVASKKRKEKQEPRQRVVVKEKRRTRSDREFQSETIKRYGGTGTHIPVMLGEVLDVFPASKQLRYFVDCTVGAAGHSSAIIEGHPEMEVYVGLDVDPVALEKARARINSVLHDPNPSSVKAYTFLENFRYVKSLLCDVDETLVETGIDGILMDLGMSSMQVNDPQRGFSVLANGPLDMRMDPQASLKAEDILNSWPDNEVGRILRDYGEESNWFSLQNRIVRARSQGGLHTTGDLVDLIKSATPLSREGRQGWIKTATRVFQALRIAVNDELKTLEDSLYASFDCLAPGGRLAVISFHSLEDRIVKQTFLDIINVKDRDVDVDMIEEAAGKKDLRKIMSDIDENEAWIKQTVQGLRGIILTKRPITPSETEESLNSRARSAKLRVIQKL